One region of Dysidea avara chromosome 1, odDysAvar1.4, whole genome shotgun sequence genomic DNA includes:
- the LOC136251493 gene encoding uncharacterized protein: MDLATVRGASSWLTTLPLSEHGFTLHRSAFQDALALRYGWSPLHPPSLCACGTSFSVEHALSCPKGGLPSLRHNEIRDLTATLLTEVCSQVCVEPELQPVQHSDEFPLATSNTQDSARLDVAVNGFWGGCSERCFIDVRIFNPFAPSNSSSSLSSTFRKHEKVKHHAYGQRVREVEHATFTPIVLAATGGLAHEATVFYKRLASILAKKWGDDYSVVLGWLRCCLSFSLLRSAIQCIRGARSSICVYTRTPQSVDLVTVESHLSA, from the coding sequence ATGGACTTGGCTACTGTTAGAGGTGCTTCAAGCTGGCTCACCACCTTACCTTTGAGTGAGCATGGTTTCACTCTCCATAGATCTGCTTTCCAGGATGCTTTGGCTTTGAGGTATGGTTGGTCCCCACTTCATCCTCCTTCCCTTTGTGCTTGCGGAACCTCCTTTTCTGTTGAGCATGCTTTGTCCTGTCCCAAAGGGGGTTTACCTTCCTTGCGTCATAACGAGATTAGGGACCTTACTGCTACCCTTCTTACTGAGGTTTGCTCCCAGGTGTGTGTTGAGCCAGAGTTACAGCCGGTTCAGCATTCTGATGAGTTCCCTCTTGCCACCTCTAATACTCAGGATTCGGCTCGCTTGGATGTTGCTGTAAACGGCTTCTGGGGTGGTTGTTCGGAGAGATGTTTCATTGATGTCCGTATTTTTAACCCTTTTGCTCCTTCTAATAGTTCCTCCTCTCTGTCGTCCACCTTTAGGAAGCATGAAAAGGTTAAGCATCATGCTTATGGTCAGCGGGTTCGAGAAGTGGAGCATGCCACTTTCACTCCAATTGTTTTGGCTGCCACTGGCGGTTTAGCCCATGAGGCTACTGTTTTTTATAAGCGACTTGCTTCTATTCTGGCCAAAAAGTGGGGAGATGATTATTCTGTGGTTCTGGGTTGGCTGCGTTGTTGCCTGAGCTTTTCGTTGTTGCGCTCGGCAATTCAGTGTATTCGTGGGGCACGGTCTTCCATTTGTGTTTACACCAGGACTCCACAGTCAGTGGACTTAGTGACTGTGGAATCCCATTTGTCtgcttaa